One genomic region from Macellibacteroides fermentans encodes:
- the ltrA gene encoding group II intron reverse transcriptase/maturase, producing MKDAKSHEISKFLIMDAFKRVKANHGSAGIDGVSIEQFEKNLKDNLYKIWNRMSSGSYFPPSVKLVEIPKPNGDKRPLGIPTVGDRIAQMAAVMMLEPQIEPCFHEDSYAYRPNRSAHDAIAKTRERCWKYNWVLDMDISKFFDSIDHELLIKAVRLHTDCVWVLLYIERWLKVPYELQDGSKIDRDKGVPQGSVIGPVLANLFLHYAFDKWMSRYYPHIPFERYADDTICHCATQSQAEALKVAVQQRFAQCKLMLNDDKTKIVYCKDSRRKGEFDTISFDFLGYTFRPRKAKGRNGINFTGFLPAISNKACNRIREKMRSWKTRKQLFLSLETLAKSINPVLRGWITYYGKFYPTRLKILLDEVNRHLARWVTAKFKRFKGKPYRAYYWLGNISRKESKLFYHWQWGVTPTANKKW from the coding sequence AAATCTCAAAGACAATCTCTACAAAATCTGGAACCGCATGAGTTCGGGAAGCTACTTCCCTCCATCGGTCAAACTGGTAGAAATACCTAAACCCAATGGAGACAAACGTCCGTTAGGTATACCTACGGTAGGAGACAGGATTGCTCAGATGGCAGCAGTGATGATGCTGGAGCCACAGATTGAACCCTGTTTCCACGAGGATTCTTATGCCTACAGGCCCAACCGCTCTGCACACGATGCCATCGCCAAAACACGCGAGCGGTGCTGGAAGTACAACTGGGTATTGGATATGGACATCAGCAAGTTCTTCGATTCTATTGACCACGAACTGTTGATTAAAGCAGTCAGACTTCACACCGATTGTGTATGGGTGCTGCTTTACATCGAACGGTGGCTCAAAGTTCCCTACGAACTGCAGGATGGAAGTAAAATCGACCGGGACAAAGGGGTCCCGCAAGGGTCCGTAATCGGACCTGTGCTGGCCAATTTGTTCCTGCATTACGCCTTCGACAAGTGGATGAGCAGGTATTATCCGCACATTCCCTTCGAAAGGTATGCAGACGACACCATCTGTCACTGCGCCACCCAATCCCAGGCCGAAGCACTGAAAGTAGCTGTTCAACAACGGTTTGCTCAATGTAAACTGATGTTGAACGATGACAAAACAAAGATTGTGTACTGTAAAGACAGCCGCAGAAAGGGAGAGTTTGATACAATCTCTTTCGATTTCCTTGGCTACACCTTCCGACCACGGAAGGCAAAAGGCAGAAATGGCATCAACTTTACAGGCTTTCTGCCGGCAATCAGCAACAAGGCCTGCAACCGCATCCGTGAAAAGATGCGCAGCTGGAAAACAAGGAAACAACTGTTTCTATCGCTGGAAACCCTGGCGAAAAGCATCAATCCGGTGCTTCGGGGATGGATTACTTATTATGGTAAATTTTATCCTACCCGACTCAAAATCCTGTTAGATGAAGTAAACAGACATCTTGCCAGATGGGTTACAGCCAAGTTCAAGCGCTTCAAGGGGAAACCCTATCGGGCTTACTACTGGCTGGGAAACATCTCCCGGAAAGAGTCTAAACTCTTTTACCACTGGCAGTGGGGAGTAACTCCAACAGCTAACAAGAAATGGTAA